From one Brevibacterium sp. 'Marine' genomic stretch:
- the aceE gene encoding pyruvate dehydrogenase (acetyl-transferring), homodimeric type, whose protein sequence is MTQDTTSASSRGITDEEVDEWIESWEGLVDARGTQRAAEIMEALRARAATNSVAQPKVTTTDYVNTIPVDQEPFYPGEEKVERRFRKWLRWNAAMLVHRAQRPEISVGGHISTYAGAATLYEIGFNSFFRGQDHPGGGDQVFFQGHASPGMYARAFLEGRLTEADLDGFRQEVSRAPHGLSSYPHPRLMPEFWQFPTVSMGLGPINAIYQAQMNRYLHNRGISDTSDQRVWAFLGDGEMDEPESRGALQLAANEGLDNLTFVINCNLQRLDGPVRGNGKIVQELEATFTGAGWDVIKVLWGREWDDLLAKDRTGDLVKIMNETLDGDYQTFKAESGGFIRDNFFGRTPATKGLVDHLSDDDIWNLKRGGHDYHKVFAAYQKAVNTKGKPTVILVQTVKGYGLGTTFESRNATHQMKKFTADDVKAFRDRMDIPISDKVIDEDPYAVPYYHPGKDSEEIQYMLDRRRQLGGFLPARKPENNRITLPAPSDKAFAQTKKGSGQQMAASTMAFVRLLKDLMREKGLGERIVPIIPDEARTFGIDAFFPTAKIYNPNGQNYLAVDREMFLSYKEATSGQLLHVGINEAGAAAGFTAAGTAYSTHGEPMIPIYVFYSMFGFQRTGDAFWAAGDQMTRGFIIGATAGRTTLTGEGLQHADGHSPVLAATNPAVRVYDPAFGYEIGHIVRDGLHRMYGEHDLGEDERNVMYYLTVYNEPMLQPAEPDDVDVEGILKGIHRVAEAPGERPHAQLLASGVAVPWALEARDLLAADWGVDAAVWSVTSWAQLRRDGLDCEAAELNSADGTEAADRVPYVRQKLEGQPGPIVATSDFDSTQPDLIRPYLDHDFATLGADGFGFSDTRAAARRHFKIDAHSMVVRTLQLLAKRGEIDGSIPAEAARRYRLNDVNAGTSGTAGGDS, encoded by the coding sequence ATGACACAGGACACAACCTCGGCGAGTTCGAGGGGAATCACCGACGAAGAGGTCGATGAATGGATCGAGTCCTGGGAAGGGCTCGTCGACGCGCGCGGAACCCAGCGCGCGGCCGAGATCATGGAGGCGCTGCGTGCACGCGCGGCCACGAACTCCGTCGCCCAGCCCAAGGTCACCACCACTGACTACGTCAACACTATCCCCGTCGACCAGGAGCCCTTCTATCCGGGTGAGGAGAAGGTCGAACGTCGCTTCCGGAAATGGCTGCGCTGGAACGCCGCCATGCTCGTCCACCGGGCGCAGCGGCCCGAGATCTCCGTGGGCGGACACATCTCCACCTACGCCGGTGCCGCCACGCTCTACGAAATCGGTTTCAACAGCTTCTTCCGCGGCCAGGACCATCCCGGCGGCGGCGACCAGGTCTTCTTCCAGGGCCATGCCTCACCGGGAATGTACGCCAGGGCGTTCCTCGAAGGCCGCCTGACCGAGGCCGACCTCGACGGGTTCCGGCAGGAGGTCTCCCGCGCCCCGCACGGACTGAGCTCGTATCCGCACCCACGGCTGATGCCGGAATTCTGGCAGTTCCCGACCGTGTCGATGGGGCTGGGCCCGATCAACGCGATCTATCAGGCGCAGATGAACCGCTACCTCCACAACCGCGGCATCTCCGACACCTCGGATCAGCGGGTGTGGGCGTTCCTCGGCGATGGTGAGATGGACGAACCCGAATCGCGCGGCGCCCTGCAGCTGGCCGCCAACGAAGGACTCGACAACCTCACCTTCGTCATCAACTGCAACCTCCAGCGCCTCGACGGACCCGTGCGCGGCAACGGCAAGATCGTCCAGGAGCTCGAGGCGACCTTCACCGGCGCCGGCTGGGACGTCATCAAGGTCCTGTGGGGCCGCGAATGGGACGACCTGCTGGCGAAGGATCGCACCGGCGACCTCGTGAAGATCATGAACGAGACCCTCGACGGGGACTACCAGACGTTCAAGGCCGAATCCGGCGGATTCATCCGCGACAACTTCTTCGGTCGCACCCCTGCCACGAAGGGCCTCGTCGACCACCTCTCCGATGACGACATCTGGAACCTCAAGCGCGGCGGCCACGACTACCACAAGGTCTTCGCTGCCTACCAGAAGGCCGTGAACACCAAGGGCAAGCCGACCGTCATCCTCGTGCAGACCGTCAAGGGCTACGGCCTGGGCACGACGTTCGAGTCCCGCAACGCCACCCACCAGATGAAGAAGTTCACCGCCGACGACGTCAAGGCCTTCCGCGATCGGATGGACATCCCGATCAGCGACAAGGTCATCGACGAGGACCCGTATGCCGTGCCCTACTACCACCCGGGCAAGGACTCCGAGGAGATCCAGTACATGCTCGACCGCCGGCGTCAGCTCGGCGGATTCCTGCCGGCGCGGAAGCCGGAGAACAATCGGATCACCCTGCCCGCACCGAGTGACAAGGCGTTCGCGCAGACGAAGAAGGGCTCGGGCCAGCAGATGGCCGCCTCGACGATGGCCTTCGTCCGGCTGCTCAAGGACCTCATGCGAGAGAAGGGGCTGGGCGAGCGGATCGTGCCGATCATCCCCGATGAGGCCCGCACCTTCGGCATCGACGCGTTCTTCCCGACCGCGAAGATCTACAACCCGAACGGGCAGAACTACCTCGCCGTCGACCGCGAGATGTTCCTCTCCTACAAGGAGGCCACCAGCGGTCAGCTCCTCCACGTGGGCATCAACGAGGCCGGTGCCGCCGCCGGATTCACCGCTGCGGGTACCGCGTACTCGACCCATGGCGAACCGATGATCCCGATCTACGTGTTCTACTCGATGTTCGGGTTCCAGCGCACCGGCGACGCCTTCTGGGCCGCCGGTGACCAGATGACCCGCGGATTCATCATCGGCGCCACCGCCGGACGGACGACCCTGACCGGTGAGGGGCTGCAGCACGCCGACGGCCATTCCCCGGTGCTCGCGGCCACGAACCCGGCCGTGCGCGTCTATGATCCGGCCTTCGGCTACGAGATCGGGCACATCGTCCGCGACGGTCTGCATCGCATGTACGGCGAGCACGACCTCGGCGAGGACGAGCGCAACGTCATGTACTACCTCACCGTGTACAACGAGCCGATGCTCCAGCCGGCCGAACCGGACGACGTCGACGTCGAGGGCATCCTCAAGGGCATCCACCGCGTCGCCGAGGCCCCGGGGGAGCGTCCGCATGCGCAGCTGCTCGCCTCCGGTGTGGCCGTGCCCTGGGCGCTCGAAGCCCGGGACCTGCTCGCCGCCGACTGGGGCGTCGACGCCGCCGTCTGGTCGGTGACCTCATGGGCCCAGCTGCGCCGCGACGGCCTCGACTGCGAGGCAGCGGAGCTCAACTCCGCCGACGGCACCGAGGCGGCCGACCGCGTGCCGTACGTGCGGCAGAAGCTGGAGGGCCAGCCGGGACCGATCGTGGCCACGAGCGACTTCGACTCGACTCAGCCGGACCTCATCCGGCCGTACCTCGACCACGATTTCGCGACCCTCGGCGCCGACGGGTTCGGCTTCTCCGACACCCGCGCCGCCGCGCGCAGGCACTTCAAGATCGACGCGCACTCGATGGTCGTGCGCACCCTGCAGCTGCTTGCCAAGCGCGGTGAGATCGACGGATCCATCCCCGCCGAGGCGGCTCGACGTTATCGTCTGAACGACGTCAACGCCGGCACTTCGGGAACGGCCGGCGGAGACTCCTGA